The window CTCGCGGACCCGGTCGGCGACGTCGTCGCCCCGGTCGACGGTCTCGGCGTCCTCGGTCTCCAGCAGGCGGTCGAGCCGTCGCTCGAACTCCCGCTCGTCGATGTCGCCGCGCGCGTAGCGCTCGCGGAGCGCCTCCAGCGCCGGGTCGGCCTCCCGCTGGTCGCCGCCGTCGTCCCGATCGGGGAGGGGTCGCGTCAGCGTGTGGAGCACGGGGAGGGCGACGAACAGCCCGAAGAACCAGACCAGCGGGAGGGTCCACCAGAGCCCGGTGACGAACGGGGCGGCGACGCCGCCGCCCACGACGAGGAGCGCGAACACCCGCCGCCAGCGGTGGCGGAGGTTCCACGCGATCCGTGCGGGGAGGCCGGTCATGGTCGGGACGACGCCTGCGAGGGGGAAATCGGTTTCGTCGCCGGGGCGGCGGCGGCCTCCTGCCCCCGTCTCACTCTCGGTCGATTCGGATCCGGTCGCCCGGCTCGACGCCGTGGCGCTCGCTCCACCCCCGCGGCACTTCGAGGACGTACCGGCCGGTGCCGCGGTACCGCGTGTACGGGGCCGACTCCGGCTCCGCCTCGTGGATCTCCGTGACCGTCCCGTTCGGCGCGACGAAGACGATGTCCAGCGCGAACGCCATCTCTCGCATCACGTAGGCGTGGTCGTCGCTCTCGCCGTGGACGAACAGCATCCCCTCGCCCTCTGCCAGTTCCTCGGTCGCCGAGAGCCCGACGTACCGTTTTATAAGCCCGTCGGCGACGCGCGCCTCGACGGTCGCG is drawn from Halorubrum sp. CBA1229 and contains these coding sequences:
- a CDS encoding SHOCT domain-containing protein; protein product: MTGLPARIAWNLRHRWRRVFALLVVGGGVAAPFVTGLWWTLPLVWFFGLFVALPVLHTLTRPLPDRDDGGDQREADPALEALRERYARGDIDEREFERRLDRLLETEDAETVDRGDDVADRVREGVRREVERIRE
- a CDS encoding DUF192 domain-containing protein; translated protein: MNRRLVGVAAGLALLALGAIVAAAANPALLITGYETTTVEAVDGETGESLATVEARVADGLIKRYVGLSATEELAEGEGMLFVHGESDDHAYVMREMAFALDIVFVAPNGTVTEIHEAEPESAPYTRYRGTGRYVLEVPRGWSERHGVEPGDRIRIDRE